In Oryctolagus cuniculus chromosome X, mOryCun1.1, whole genome shotgun sequence, a single window of DNA contains:
- the OR13H1 gene encoding olfactory receptor 13H1, with translation MQHEHEHKRNCSRVVMGNATAVLEFLLIGISNYPELRGTFFTLVLITYLSTLLGNGLIIFLIHFDHHLHTPMYFFLSHLSFLDLCYGTASMPQALVHCFSTHPYLSYSQCLIQMSVSLALATAECFLLAIMAYDRVVAISNPLRYTVVMNGPMCVWLAAASWGAALVLTAMLVLSLRLHFCGANVINHFVCEILSLIKLACSDTRLNELMIYITGIFTLLLPFGFVLLSYIQIAAAVLRIRSAQGRFKAFSTCGSHLMVVTIFYGAAISMYMKPQSKSSPDQDKFVSVFYGALTPMLNPLIYSLRNKDVKGAMRKVMAKRA, from the coding sequence GGTTGTCATGGGCAATGCCACAGCAGTGCTTGAGTTTCTCCTTATTGGCATCTCTAACTACCCTGAGTTGAGAGGTACATTTTTCACATTGGTTCTGATAACTTACCTCAGCACGTTGTTGGGAAATGGACTTATCATCTTTCTGATACACTTTGACCACCACCTCCACACGCCAATGTACTTCTTCCTCAGTCACCTGTCTTTCTTAGACCTTTGCTATGGAACAGCTTCCATGCCCCAGGCCTTGGTGCATTGTTTTTCCACCCATCCCTACCTATCTTATTCACAATGTTTGATCCAAATGAGTGTCTCCCTGGCTTTGGCTACAGCAGAGTGTTTCCTGCTGGCCATCATGGCCTATGATCGTGTGGTTGCTATCAGCAATCCTCTGCGCTATACTGTAGTCATGAATGGACCAATGTGTGTCTGGTTGGCAGCTGCGTCCTGGGGGGCAGCACTTGTGCTCACTGCCATGCTTGTTTTATCTCTAAGGCTTCATTTCTGTGGAGCTAATGTCATCAACCATTTTGTCTGTGAAATTCTCTCCCTCATTAAGCTGGCCTGTTCTGACACCCGCCTCAATGAACTCATGATCTACATCACTGGCATCTTCACCCTGCTCCTACCCTTTGGGTTTGTTCTCCTCTCCTATATCCAGATTGCTGCTGCTGTCCTTAGGATTCGCTCAGCCCAGGGCAGGTTCAAGGCCTTTTCCACTTGTGGTTCTCATCTGATGGTGGTGACAATCTTTTATGGAGCAGCCATATCCATGTACATGAAACCTCAGTCCAAGTCCTCCCCTGACCAGGACAAGTTTGTCTCAGTGTTTTATGGAGCCTTGACACCCATGCTGAACCCCCTGATATATAGCCTAAGAAACAAAGATGTTAAAGGGGCAATGAGGAAAGTTATGGCTAAAAGGGCATAA